A stretch of the Bradyrhizobium sp. CCBAU 53351 genome encodes the following:
- a CDS encoding ABC transporter substrate-binding protein, with amino-acid sequence MSRIVTRRAVLTTACSITIAAVADADSLRPRRIGLVTSGSGERIIGWFREAFKLMGYREGSDLIIDLREAKGHYSLLPGLVSELIALKPDVIIAEATPAIAAAQRATSTIPIVMSPATDPVGSGFVKSFTRPGGNITGTANMFADPTTKTLDIIRLLFPKVQKIGVLTSNNPVHPAMAQSATKAAVVIGISVQRFVVPNPEDLEKAFADMKAADCDVVYVLADPPRDALPSIALKYRLPTVFQVNTYPDRGGLMAYGPDLKALFLLAAGYVDRILKGANPADLPVEQPTKFEFVINLRTAKALGLTVPEQVLLMADRVIE; translated from the coding sequence GTGAGTCGAATAGTAACGCGTCGCGCGGTGCTTACGACGGCCTGTTCGATCACTATCGCTGCTGTTGCAGATGCCGATTCATTGCGACCGCGGCGCATCGGGTTGGTTACCTCTGGCTCCGGCGAGCGAATTATCGGATGGTTCAGAGAAGCCTTCAAGTTGATGGGGTACCGGGAAGGAAGCGACCTAATCATTGATCTGCGCGAGGCGAAAGGTCACTACTCTCTGCTGCCCGGTCTAGTCTCGGAGCTCATCGCACTGAAGCCAGACGTTATCATCGCTGAAGCGACACCTGCGATTGCGGCGGCACAAAGGGCGACTTCGACGATTCCGATTGTTATGTCGCCAGCCACCGATCCTGTCGGTTCAGGCTTCGTCAAGAGTTTCACGAGGCCCGGAGGCAACATAACCGGCACAGCGAATATGTTCGCAGATCCCACGACCAAGACGCTGGACATTATTCGCCTGCTCTTTCCCAAGGTACAGAAAATCGGCGTACTCACCTCAAATAACCCGGTGCACCCGGCGATGGCACAAAGTGCAACGAAGGCAGCAGTGGTCATCGGCATTTCGGTGCAGCGCTTCGTTGTGCCGAACCCGGAAGACCTTGAAAAGGCGTTCGCAGACATGAAAGCGGCGGATTGCGATGTGGTTTATGTACTTGCAGACCCACCGCGCGATGCCTTGCCATCAATTGCTCTGAAGTATCGGCTGCCCACGGTATTTCAGGTCAACACTTACCCGGATCGGGGCGGATTGATGGCTTATGGGCCGGACCTCAAGGCTCTCTTCCTACTTGCAGCCGGCTACGTGGACCGCATTCTAAAGGGCGCGAATCCAGCGGACTTGCCGGTTGAGCAGCCGACCAAATTTGAGTTCGTGATCAATCTCCGGACGGCAAAAGCATTGGGATTGACTGTCCCTGAGCAAGTGCTTCTGATGGCGGACCGAGTGATTGAATAG
- a CDS encoding ABC transporter substrate-binding protein, with amino-acid sequence MRRREFIGRFGLIGSAASILFGQGSSAQSAPKRPIIAWAGAPPAGAPAGANVPQFILDLVFGNFVKGLLEFGYEQGRNVDVIKRFDMFADRVATMEEMVALVKPDIIVAPATLQAVEARKATSTIPIVCGALADAVHLGLIASEARPGGNVTGIEPYIAGLPTKQIELVREIAPMARRVGLLTNMNDPKGPPQVGDLRAACQSLGFSVVETDASTANDIPGALAALANEKVDVVVVIQTNLLLVRCEQIGAIALEKRLPTVFGYREHVIHGGLVSYGVDLRWCYRRIGYFVDKILRGVRPGDLPIEFPTKFWLAANLKTAKTLGVTVPTGLLARADEVIE; translated from the coding sequence ATGCGACGGCGGGAGTTCATCGGACGTTTCGGCCTTATTGGCTCAGCCGCATCAATACTGTTTGGTCAAGGCTCAAGCGCGCAGTCTGCGCCGAAACGTCCGATCATCGCGTGGGCGGGAGCTCCGCCCGCAGGTGCGCCCGCAGGCGCAAACGTGCCTCAATTCATACTGGACCTAGTATTTGGCAATTTTGTCAAAGGTCTTTTGGAGTTCGGTTACGAGCAAGGTCGAAACGTTGACGTCATAAAGCGATTTGACATGTTTGCTGACCGAGTAGCAACCATGGAAGAGATGGTGGCTCTGGTCAAACCAGATATCATCGTCGCGCCCGCGACGTTGCAAGCCGTCGAGGCCCGAAAGGCGACATCGACGATACCGATTGTCTGTGGCGCTCTCGCGGACGCGGTTCATCTGGGCTTGATTGCCAGCGAAGCTCGCCCTGGAGGAAACGTAACGGGCATTGAGCCCTACATTGCGGGATTGCCGACGAAGCAAATTGAACTCGTGCGAGAAATCGCGCCGATGGCGCGGCGTGTTGGACTGCTTACCAACATGAACGACCCCAAGGGCCCGCCCCAAGTTGGGGACTTGAGGGCAGCTTGCCAAAGTTTGGGCTTCAGCGTGGTCGAAACCGATGCCAGTACGGCGAACGACATTCCGGGTGCGCTCGCTGCGCTGGCGAACGAAAAGGTCGATGTCGTCGTTGTCATTCAGACTAATCTGTTGCTTGTCCGATGCGAGCAGATCGGCGCCATTGCCCTTGAAAAGCGGCTGCCGACCGTCTTCGGATATCGCGAGCACGTTATCCACGGCGGCCTCGTCAGCTATGGAGTTGACTTGCGCTGGTGTTATCGTCGCATCGGTTATTTTGTAGACAAGATTCTCAGGGGTGTTCGACCCGGTGACCTTCCCATCGAATTTCCCACCAAATTTTGGTT